A genomic region of Candidatus Lokiarchaeota archaeon contains the following coding sequences:
- a CDS encoding response regulator, with protein sequence MKDKETRILIVDDKKSMTSSMSRVLNRMGYEVETASSGREAIEIAKGPKQFDIVFLDIKMPVMNGVETYKKLKTIIPDAAVIMMTAYAVEDLIQEALEEGAFGVIYKPLDLEKVGNKIEKALEMEKGALILIVDDDPNVRRSFDKALTKKGYSVVTAESGEDAVELAAKEEFDVLFIDLRLPEINGLETYLKIKETDPSTVAVIVTAYAQDMNKMVEQALLQDAYSCMQKPIDLAEVSDLVNLVMEAKKE encoded by the coding sequence ATGAAAGACAAGGAAACTCGGATTCTGATTGTTGATGACAAGAAAAGCATGACTTCATCTATGTCACGAGTTCTTAACAGAATGGGATATGAAGTTGAAACTGCTAGCAGTGGACGCGAGGCAATTGAAATAGCGAAAGGACCAAAACAATTTGATATCGTATTCCTAGACATAAAAATGCCGGTCATGAATGGTGTTGAAACATACAAGAAGCTGAAAACAATAATCCCTGACGCCGCGGTTATTATGATGACAGCATATGCAGTTGAAGACCTTATTCAAGAAGCTCTTGAGGAGGGTGCCTTCGGAGTTATCTACAAACCACTTGATCTTGAGAAAGTGGGAAACAAAATAGAGAAAGCTTTAGAGATGGAGAAAGGGGCTCTAATACTCATTGTGGATGATGATCCTAATGTTCGAAGGAGTTTTGACAAAGCTCTAACAAAGAAGGGTTATTCTGTAGTTACTGCGGAGAGCGGAGAGGACGCGGTGGAATTAGCGGCCAAAGAAGAATTTGATGTGTTATTCATCGATCTCAGACTGCCTGAAATAAATGGCCTTGAAACCTATCTCAAAATCAAAGAGACGGATCCTTCGACTGTTGCAGTAATTGTGACTGCTTATGCACAGGATATGAATAAAATGGTTGAACAAGCACTTCTTCAAGACGCATATTCATGCATGCAAAAACCAATCGATCTTGCCGAGGTAAGCGATTTGGTAAATCTTGTCATGGAAGCAAAAAAGGAGTAG